Proteins encoded by one window of Syntrophales bacterium:
- the mtaB gene encoding tRNA (N(6)-L-threonylcarbamoyladenosine(37)-C(2))-methylthiotransferase MtaB, which produces MLDQMGKLTAKDKRKVALFTLGCKANQCDTAAIGGILLNYGFTIVRYSENADFCIINTCTVTASTDSQCRQLIRKVARNNPAICIIVTGCYAERAPEELLNLQEVTAVVTNKAKDKIPKILSEISQKEHLHKEKIHIKAHTWENDLHSSEHYHMPDHTRVFLKIQDGCDERCSYCIVPYTRGPSRSLPEDAVLRRIEKLSEMGFKEVVLTGIHLGAYGCDLKLPSTLSKIIERIEKAKLVKRLRLSSIEPLEIDEMLLELLARSEILCPHLHIPLQSGDDRILRAMNRKYTTSQFLQIVDKIIKTKPDIAIGTDVIVGFPGEDERSFNNTLQYVQNLPLAYIHVFPYSPRPGTQAINLSNTTTEKEKKERVKVLQTIGRSKKDTFMKNLIGKRVSVLLERVADEKTATLRGLTEHYMPALVANCKQGSQNTIVDTFPEKVDGGFLIGRAIDHE; this is translated from the coding sequence ATGTTAGACCAAATGGGGAAACTTACAGCGAAAGATAAGCGTAAAGTTGCCCTTTTCACACTTGGCTGCAAAGCCAACCAGTGTGACACCGCAGCTATCGGCGGGATATTACTCAACTATGGGTTCACAATTGTTCGTTATTCTGAGAATGCAGATTTTTGCATTATTAACACATGCACCGTCACCGCCAGTACCGATTCCCAGTGCCGGCAATTGATAAGAAAAGTTGCCAGAAATAACCCCGCCATCTGCATCATCGTTACAGGATGCTATGCGGAGAGAGCACCCGAAGAACTGCTTAATTTACAGGAGGTTACTGCTGTCGTCACAAACAAAGCAAAAGATAAAATCCCAAAAATCCTAAGCGAGATTTCTCAGAAGGAACACTTACATAAAGAGAAGATCCATATTAAAGCCCACACTTGGGAAAACGATCTCCATTCATCGGAACACTATCATATGCCGGACCACACAAGGGTCTTTCTAAAAATTCAGGATGGCTGTGACGAACGTTGTAGTTACTGCATTGTTCCTTACACAAGGGGACCAAGTCGTAGCTTACCCGAAGACGCAGTTCTAAGAAGAATCGAAAAGTTGAGCGAAATGGGATTTAAAGAGGTAGTACTCACAGGCATTCATCTTGGTGCGTACGGCTGCGATCTAAAACTACCCTCCACACTGTCGAAAATCATCGAACGCATAGAAAAAGCTAAACTCGTCAAGCGGCTCCGCTTAAGCTCCATAGAACCCCTGGAAATAGACGAAATGCTTTTAGAGTTACTCGCCCGTTCTGAAATACTCTGTCCGCATCTACACATCCCCCTTCAAAGCGGCGATGACAGAATACTGAGAGCAATGAACAGAAAATACACAACTAGCCAATTCTTGCAGATCGTGGACAAAATAATAAAAACGAAACCAGATATTGCCATTGGCACAGATGTTATCGTAGGATTTCCAGGAGAAGATGAACGATCCTTCAATAACACACTCCAATACGTGCAAAACCTCCCTCTTGCCTACATTCATGTTTTTCCTTACTCTCCAAGACCCGGAACGCAGGCAATCAACTTATCCAATACGACCACAGAAAAAGAGAAAAAGGAAAGAGTTAAGGTTTTACAGACCATTGGTAGATCAAAAAAGGACACGTTCATGAAGAACTTGATAGGGAAAAGAGTCTCCGTTCTTCTCGAAAGGGTGGCGGATGAAAAAACAGCAACACTCAGAGGTCTTACAGAACATTATATGCCAGCACTCGTTGCCAATTGTAAACAGGGATCACAAAACACGATTGTAGATACATTTCCTGAAAAAGTAGATGGGGGATTTCTCATCGGGAGGGCAATCGATCATGAATGA
- the rnc gene encoding ribonuclease III, with protein sequence MNEDRRAILEELQKRLGYWFQNQELLNMALTHRSFVSEQTEKKWEDNERLEFLGDAVLSLCIANLIYNRFPHEDEGQLSKRRAACVNEKCLARLAKSLLPGEALILGKGEEMSGGREKNSVLANTFEALIAAVYLDGGLGASISLVERLFGDLLDRCLGDYCDYKSLLQEKCQNKFHSLPRYNLIQVQGPDHNRTFTVNLHMPCGVVTQGIGKSRKEAEQDAAKKALSIIEDEQKEA encoded by the coding sequence ATGAATGAGGATCGTAGGGCCATACTGGAGGAACTCCAAAAGAGGCTTGGTTACTGGTTTCAAAATCAAGAACTCCTGAATATGGCACTAACCCACCGTTCTTTCGTCTCCGAGCAAACAGAAAAAAAGTGGGAAGACAACGAAAGACTAGAATTTTTGGGAGATGCCGTTCTTAGTTTGTGCATAGCAAATCTCATTTACAATCGATTCCCCCATGAAGACGAGGGTCAACTCTCTAAAAGAAGAGCGGCCTGTGTGAATGAAAAGTGTCTCGCCCGATTGGCCAAATCCCTCCTTCCGGGAGAAGCACTCATTCTGGGAAAAGGGGAAGAAATGTCCGGTGGAAGGGAGAAAAACTCCGTACTGGCTAATACCTTCGAAGCTTTGATTGCTGCTGTTTACCTAGATGGCGGTTTAGGAGCTTCTATATCCCTTGTGGAAAGGCTTTTTGGCGACTTACTTGATCGATGTTTGGGAGATTACTGCGACTACAAATCCCTCCTTCAGGAAAAGTGCCAGAACAAATTCCACAGTCTACCCAGATACAATCTCATTCAAGTTCAGGGCCCTGACCACAACAGGACATTTACGGTGAACCTGCACATGCCCTGTGGAGTTGTCACCCAGGGCATAGGTAAAAGCAGAAAAGAAGCAGAACAGGACGCTGCAAAAAAAGCACTAAGTATCATAGAAGATGAGCAGAAAGAAGCGTAA
- a CDS encoding radical SAM protein, whose amino-acid sequence MIIIPIFINYRGCPHRCLYCNEEITAPRDYSEVTEDTVNNIITNFAKRNTNLRTNEQIVQVAFYGGNFTGLPHSEQKRLIDLIKPHIEEGTVDSIRISTRPDYINPEDIQRLLQWPVRTVEIGAQSLDNDVLSMTKRGHTADDVIKAIDLLKKAGFETGIHLMVGLPGDNEDKFFQTVNKVTALKPHLVRLHPTLVLQGTELEKMFIKGEYVPLSLEQAIVLCGEAMRKLRAAGIKIIRVGLHVSQEMLVTGSVLAGPVHPAFGTLVESYTYLKMVEELLETLDGKDIQGNVITFTVPEEEISSFRGYRNTNLESITKRYRPSRINIISGQSLSFHLEKSHV is encoded by the coding sequence ATGATAATAATACCCATATTCATCAACTATAGAGGTTGTCCTCATCGATGTCTGTACTGCAATGAGGAAATAACAGCCCCTAGGGATTACTCCGAAGTAACTGAGGATACGGTAAATAATATTATAACTAACTTCGCAAAAAGAAATACTAACTTGAGAACCAATGAACAGATTGTGCAAGTGGCTTTCTACGGGGGTAATTTCACCGGACTTCCTCATTCCGAGCAGAAACGGCTAATCGATCTCATTAAACCTCACATCGAAGAAGGTACTGTGGATAGCATCCGAATTTCCACCCGTCCCGATTACATAAACCCAGAAGATATCCAGCGACTATTGCAATGGCCCGTACGAACCGTGGAAATAGGAGCACAGTCTCTGGATAACGACGTACTTTCAATGACAAAAAGGGGACATACAGCTGATGATGTCATTAAAGCTATTGATCTCCTGAAAAAAGCAGGATTCGAAACGGGAATACACTTAATGGTGGGGCTTCCCGGCGATAACGAAGATAAATTCTTTCAAACTGTGAACAAGGTCACCGCACTAAAACCCCATCTGGTTCGCCTCCACCCTACCCTCGTACTGCAGGGCACTGAACTTGAAAAAATGTTTATTAAAGGAGAGTACGTACCGCTAAGCCTGGAACAGGCAATCGTCCTGTGTGGCGAAGCCATGAGGAAACTGCGTGCCGCGGGTATAAAAATCATACGTGTCGGGTTACACGTTTCACAGGAAATGCTGGTTACAGGATCCGTCCTGGCAGGTCCGGTACATCCAGCCTTCGGAACACTCGTGGAATCTTACACATATTTGAAAATGGTGGAGGAACTCCTTGAAACACTTGATGGAAAAGATATTCAGGGAAATGTGATAACATTCACCGTCCCCGAGGAGGAAATATCCTCTTTCCGAGGTTATCGCAATACAAATCTCGAATCAATTACAAAACGTTACAGACCATCCAGGATCAACATAATATCCGGACAATCCCTTAGCTTTCATCTGGAAAAAAGCCATGTTTAA
- the era gene encoding GTPase Era: MFKSGFVSIIGRPNVGKSTLMNAIVGEKISIITPKPQTTRNRIKGIKNLDNAQIVFLDTPGIHQAFTVLNRAMVETAKKSITGVDIIAFVTEAHRGFTKEDQQIAALLKKTPLPVIHVINKIDLTDRTKIKEIKANMSLSLPAAATIPISALHGEGTDVLLKTIVDLLPEGPPLFPKDMVTDITERFITAEIIREKIMLFTHEEVPYSTAVTVESFKELPEKNLLTISAVITVEKDSQKAIMIGKKGEMLKKIGTEARKELENFFGTHVFLELFVRVRKKWTSDESMIRELGYKE; encoded by the coding sequence ATGTTTAAATCTGGGTTTGTGAGCATCATAGGCAGACCCAATGTGGGTAAATCCACGTTGATGAATGCTATCGTAGGTGAAAAGATCTCTATCATCACACCAAAACCACAAACAACGCGCAATAGAATAAAGGGAATCAAAAACCTGGATAATGCCCAAATTGTTTTCTTAGACACACCAGGGATTCACCAAGCCTTTACCGTTCTTAACAGGGCGATGGTTGAGACGGCAAAAAAATCAATCACTGGTGTGGACATAATTGCTTTTGTAACCGAAGCGCACCGCGGTTTCACCAAAGAAGACCAGCAAATTGCAGCGCTCCTTAAAAAAACCCCACTGCCCGTTATTCACGTGATAAATAAAATCGACCTGACAGACCGCACAAAGATTAAGGAAATTAAAGCAAACATGAGCCTTTCTTTGCCAGCGGCAGCTACGATTCCAATCTCCGCCCTGCATGGAGAAGGCACAGATGTCCTACTTAAAACAATAGTTGATCTTCTCCCCGAAGGTCCTCCTTTGTTCCCCAAAGACATGGTGACTGATATAACTGAACGTTTCATAACTGCCGAGATTATAAGGGAAAAGATTATGCTATTTACCCACGAAGAAGTGCCATATTCAACCGCTGTCACTGTGGAATCCTTCAAAGAACTCCCCGAAAAAAACCTCCTCACCATCTCAGCAGTCATCACTGTGGAGAAAGATTCTCAAAAAGCCATTATGATTGGAAAAAAGGGGGAAATGCTCAAAAAAATTGGTACAGAGGCGAGAAAAGAGCTAGAAAATTTTTTTGGTACGCACGTGTTCCTTGAACTGTTCGTCCGCGTACGAAAAAAATGGACCTCCGATGAGTCCATGATAAGGGAACTAGGATACAAAGAGTGA
- the der gene encoding ribosome biogenesis GTPase Der produces the protein MKPIKPVIAIIGRPNVGKSTLFNRLITQRKAIVIDEPGATRDRNYGSCEWQGRSLMLVDTGGFEPTAGDPILVQMREQALLAIEEAEAIIFLLDGKTGLTPADKDIAEILRKINKPVFYVVNKVDNSRQELASTEFYALGVEKIYTISAQHGLGIHEMMSDLVMRFPKKASEDEEEQNESIKVAVIGRPNVGKSSLVNKILGEDRVIVNPLPGTTRDPIDTLFTWKGKNFLLIDTAGIRRKSRISLTMEKYCVIQAIKTIQRCDIALLVIDAIEGITEQDVKIAGLALEEGKALIFTVNKWDAVSKDEETASKFIEKIREKAKFISFAPVLFVSALTGKRVYKILDTVKEVYAQYTRRVSTGVFNRICRDIIAKNPPPVLKGKRNSNFTYMTQVDIKPPTFVFFGRDPGDVHFSYERYLANSIRSKLGFNHVPIRIIFRKKGGK, from the coding sequence ATGAAACCAATAAAACCTGTAATAGCCATAATAGGAAGACCAAATGTGGGTAAATCCACACTTTTCAACAGGCTCATCACACAAAGAAAAGCTATTGTCATAGATGAACCAGGCGCCACCAGGGACCGCAATTACGGAAGCTGCGAATGGCAGGGAAGATCTCTAATGCTCGTTGATACTGGTGGGTTCGAACCAACCGCTGGTGATCCAATCCTAGTCCAGATGCGCGAACAGGCGCTGTTGGCGATCGAAGAAGCGGAAGCCATTATTTTTCTACTCGACGGTAAAACCGGTCTCACACCTGCCGACAAAGACATTGCAGAAATACTCAGAAAAATTAACAAACCCGTTTTCTATGTGGTTAACAAGGTCGACAATTCTCGACAGGAATTGGCCAGCACAGAATTTTATGCGCTAGGAGTAGAAAAAATATACACCATCTCCGCCCAACACGGTCTTGGTATCCATGAAATGATGAGCGATCTCGTTATGCGTTTTCCGAAGAAAGCTTCCGAAGACGAAGAAGAACAAAACGAGAGCATAAAGGTTGCGGTTATTGGACGCCCTAATGTGGGAAAATCTTCTCTTGTTAATAAAATTCTTGGCGAAGACAGAGTGATTGTCAATCCCCTACCGGGAACAACTAGAGATCCCATCGATACACTGTTTACCTGGAAGGGAAAAAACTTCCTTTTGATAGATACGGCGGGAATTAGAAGAAAAAGCCGCATAAGCCTTACAATGGAAAAATACTGCGTCATCCAAGCCATCAAAACAATCCAGAGGTGTGACATAGCTTTACTAGTCATAGATGCCATAGAGGGAATCACAGAACAGGATGTGAAAATCGCAGGTCTCGCTCTAGAAGAAGGTAAAGCGCTAATATTCACTGTAAATAAATGGGACGCCGTATCCAAAGACGAGGAAACAGCGAGTAAATTCATAGAAAAAATAAGGGAAAAGGCAAAATTTATTTCTTTTGCTCCTGTTTTATTTGTTTCTGCACTTACGGGAAAACGGGTATACAAGATACTAGATACTGTCAAAGAGGTATATGCCCAATACACCAGAAGGGTAAGCACTGGTGTTTTTAACCGTATATGTCGGGACATCATAGCTAAAAATCCACCTCCCGTTTTGAAAGGAAAAAGAAACTCTAATTTCACGTACATGACACAAGTAGACATAAAACCCCCCACTTTTGTCTTTTTCGGCCGTGACCCTGGTGATGTACACTTTTCCTACGAACGGTACCTGGCGAATTCAATTAGGAGTAAGCTAGGTTTCAATCACGTACCAATTCGTATTATCTTCAGAAAGAAAGGAGGAAAGTGA
- a CDS encoding branched-chain amino acid ABC transporter substrate-binding protein, producing MRGKLLRGIFLWLVTTIFLALSFSSTSASDTIKLGVAGAHSGDLASYGLPTKRAAELVVKEINAKGGVLGKKVEIIAEDDMCKPEVAVNTATKLVSQGVHVVLGHICSGATKTALGIYKEAGIVVCSSSATNPELTQSGKYPNFFRTIASDDAQAKLGADFTVNVLKAKKIAILHDKGDYGKGFAEYAKKFVEESKKAKVVLFEGITPGAVDYSAVVQKIKQSGADAVIYGGYHPEASSIVMQMRKKNMKTYFVSDDGVKDDTFIKVAGKYAEGVYASGPKDTSKNPMAIKAIQEHRKVYNAEPGAFFLEGYAAALALLNAIEKAKTTKGDAVAKALRTYPVDTPLGRIKFDKKGDAIGVGFSMYQVKNGVYVEVKH from the coding sequence ATGAGAGGGAAGTTGTTAAGAGGAATATTTTTGTGGTTGGTCACAACAATTTTTTTAGCCCTAAGTTTCAGCTCAACTTCAGCATCTGACACAATAAAACTAGGTGTCGCTGGAGCACACAGTGGTGACCTTGCATCCTACGGACTTCCGACCAAAAGAGCTGCTGAGCTTGTGGTAAAAGAGATAAATGCAAAAGGTGGAGTACTGGGGAAGAAGGTAGAAATTATAGCCGAAGATGACATGTGTAAACCAGAGGTTGCCGTAAATACTGCGACAAAACTCGTTTCCCAAGGAGTCCATGTGGTGCTCGGACATATCTGCAGTGGTGCCACAAAAACAGCCCTCGGTATATACAAAGAGGCTGGAATCGTCGTCTGCTCATCCTCCGCCACCAACCCCGAACTCACCCAAAGCGGTAAGTACCCCAATTTCTTCCGTACCATTGCCTCCGATGATGCACAGGCAAAACTGGGAGCTGACTTCACAGTAAACGTGCTTAAAGCAAAGAAAATAGCTATACTCCATGACAAAGGAGATTATGGAAAAGGTTTTGCAGAGTATGCAAAAAAATTCGTGGAAGAATCAAAAAAGGCGAAAGTTGTGCTTTTTGAAGGGATCACACCAGGGGCAGTGGATTACTCTGCAGTAGTGCAGAAGATAAAACAATCAGGTGCCGATGCAGTGATATACGGGGGTTATCATCCTGAAGCTTCGTCAATCGTCATGCAGATGAGAAAAAAGAACATGAAAACCTACTTCGTATCCGACGATGGTGTAAAAGATGACACGTTTATCAAGGTGGCAGGTAAGTACGCTGAAGGGGTCTACGCATCTGGTCCCAAAGACACATCAAAGAATCCAATGGCTATAAAAGCCATCCAGGAGCACAGAAAGGTTTATAACGCCGAACCCGGGGCCTTCTTTTTAGAAGGTTACGCAGCAGCCCTAGCACTTCTCAACGCTATAGAAAAGGCAAAAACCACGAAAGGTGATGCTGTAGCAAAGGCCCTTCGCACATATCCCGTGGACACACCGCTGGGAAGAATAAAGTTCGACAAAAAGGGTGACGCAATTGGGGTAGGCTTTTCCATGTACCAGGTTAAAAACGGTGTCTATGTGGAGGTAAAACATTAG
- a CDS encoding branched-chain amino acid ABC transporter permease LivH (LivHMGF is the membrane component of the LIV-I/LS branched-chain amino acid transporter), with protein sequence MDYFLEIFFGGLTRGSIYALIALGYTMVYGIIELINFAHGEIYMIGAFIALIVSAVLTYYGMGSISVFLLAMAFAIIFAACHGFTVEKIAYKPLRQAPRLSPLISAIGMSIFLQNYVMLAQTSDFLPFPNLIPDLPFVEEYLPFMGQTDFAILVTTVVVMICLTVLIKFTKLGKAMRATAQDKNMAMLVGIDVDRIISYTFVLGSALAAIGGLLIASHIGRINFFMGFIAGIKAFTAAVLGGIGSIPGAVLGAMVLGWMESFGTGYVSSDYEDAFAFALLILILIVKPSGILGKTPVHKV encoded by the coding sequence ATGGATTATTTTCTCGAAATATTCTTCGGTGGCCTGACGCGGGGAAGTATATACGCACTCATAGCCCTGGGCTACACAATGGTATACGGCATTATCGAGCTCATAAACTTTGCCCATGGGGAGATATACATGATTGGTGCGTTCATTGCCCTTATTGTTTCCGCCGTTCTTACCTATTATGGTATGGGGAGCATTTCAGTCTTCCTACTCGCAATGGCCTTCGCTATAATCTTTGCGGCATGCCATGGATTCACAGTAGAGAAGATAGCCTACAAACCTCTTCGGCAGGCCCCGAGATTATCTCCCCTTATAAGCGCCATTGGTATGTCCATCTTCCTCCAAAATTACGTGATGCTGGCTCAAACTTCGGATTTCCTCCCCTTCCCCAATCTTATCCCTGATTTGCCTTTTGTAGAGGAGTACTTACCTTTCATGGGCCAGACAGACTTCGCCATCTTAGTAACAACTGTTGTTGTTATGATATGCCTTACAGTTCTCATTAAATTCACAAAGTTAGGCAAAGCTATGAGGGCAACTGCCCAGGATAAAAATATGGCTATGCTCGTGGGTATAGATGTGGACAGAATCATATCTTATACCTTCGTCCTCGGTTCAGCGCTAGCTGCGATAGGTGGTTTACTGATCGCGTCACATATAGGACGGATCAACTTTTTCATGGGATTCATTGCCGGAATAAAGGCTTTTACCGCAGCCGTACTTGGAGGGATAGGCAGCATACCTGGAGCTGTTCTTGGGGCAATGGTGCTAGGCTGGATGGAAAGTTTCGGCACTGGTTACGTGTCCAGTGACTACGAGGATGCCTTTGCTTTCGCACTACTCATATTGATTCTTATAGTGAAACCATCAGGTATACTAGGGAAAACACCTGTCCATAAGGTATAA
- a CDS encoding branched-chain amino acid ABC transporter permease, whose protein sequence is MIVTKRLTRSLVIALWFMFLTFPIIVIRVNTIENTIEWRWANLIRVGIGSFVISLIWCYLLERKQKEEGKNEKGNFVNFLRKRLVSFFPAEKNKIAIIVLSIFLLLFPFIPYVSLYQINIMTNAFLYVLLGLGLNIVVGMAGLLHLGYVAFYAAGAYTYALLHHHFGIGFWTALPLGALTATIFGLFLGVPVLRLRGDYLAIVTLGFGEITRLVLENWGEFTFGPSGIAGIPKPGFFGIDMDIHSSAVYIYYLTVVMCALTIVTVYRLQHSRIGRALVALREDEIASEAIGINTTLIKISAFILGSIWAGLAGVIFAAKTTFVNPASFTFLESAMILCIVVLGGMGSIPGVILGAFILVLAPEYLRAFSEYRMLIFGIILILMMVFRPQGLISGMKRTYRES, encoded by the coding sequence ATGATCGTAACAAAACGTCTAACCAGATCTTTGGTAATTGCCCTTTGGTTCATGTTCCTCACTTTTCCCATTATCGTGATCCGAGTGAATACCATCGAAAATACCATTGAATGGCGGTGGGCAAACCTCATACGCGTCGGTATTGGAAGCTTCGTAATTTCCCTAATATGGTGCTACCTTCTGGAAAGAAAACAAAAGGAAGAGGGAAAAAACGAAAAAGGCAATTTTGTAAACTTTCTGCGAAAGAGACTAGTTTCCTTTTTTCCGGCAGAAAAGAACAAAATTGCAATAATCGTTTTATCGATCTTTTTACTTCTTTTTCCCTTCATCCCCTATGTGAGCCTCTACCAGATTAATATCATGACCAATGCCTTTCTTTACGTATTACTCGGTCTTGGTTTAAACATCGTTGTGGGTATGGCTGGGTTATTACATCTTGGTTACGTCGCTTTCTACGCCGCTGGTGCTTACACATATGCGTTACTACACCACCATTTTGGCATAGGCTTTTGGACTGCTTTACCTCTGGGAGCTCTCACCGCAACAATCTTCGGACTCTTCCTAGGTGTGCCCGTGCTGCGATTGAGGGGTGATTATCTTGCCATTGTCACCCTCGGTTTTGGAGAAATAACCCGTCTCGTTCTAGAAAATTGGGGGGAATTTACCTTCGGACCCAGTGGAATAGCGGGCATTCCCAAACCTGGCTTCTTTGGCATTGATATGGACATCCACAGTTCCGCTGTATACATATACTATTTGACTGTTGTTATGTGCGCACTTACCATTGTTACAGTATACCGTTTACAACATTCTCGCATAGGCCGGGCTCTTGTAGCCTTAAGAGAGGACGAAATCGCTTCTGAAGCCATAGGTATCAATACTACTTTGATCAAGATCTCCGCTTTCATTCTCGGATCCATCTGGGCTGGACTTGCAGGAGTAATCTTTGCCGCCAAAACTACATTCGTCAACCCGGCCAGTTTCACGTTCCTAGAATCCGCTATGATTCTCTGCATAGTCGTTCTTGGTGGTATGGGATCCATACCAGGAGTTATCCTCGGCGCCTTTATTCTCGTCCTTGCACCGGAATACCTAAGAGCTTTCAGCGAGTACAGAATGTTGATTTTCGGTATAATCCTCATTCTCATGATGGTGTTCAGGCCACAGGGACTGATTAGTGGAATGAAACGCACCTATAGAGAATCTTAA
- a CDS encoding ABC transporter ATP-binding protein: MAYILETKGLTMRFGGLVALSNVDIHVNEGEILAIIGPNGAGKTTLFNCITGIHTPTAGDIYINPPGAKRQRITGWKTHRITHVGIARTFQNIRIFPEMTVLENVMVGRHCRTSTGILKAILRDASTHREEKETMDRSYAILERFGIAQYAHTLAKNLPYGAQKRLEIARALATEPYILLLDEPAAGMNPRETDELEALIRQISEEQKITIIMIEHDMRIVMSISDRIVVLDYGQKIAEGSADEIRKNPLVIKAYLGEEI; encoded by the coding sequence ATGGCCTACATTCTAGAAACAAAAGGACTAACCATGAGATTTGGCGGACTCGTAGCTCTTTCCAACGTAGATATTCACGTTAATGAGGGAGAAATACTCGCAATAATTGGTCCCAATGGGGCGGGAAAAACTACCTTGTTCAACTGTATAACAGGTATTCACACTCCCACGGCTGGAGACATATATATCAATCCACCAGGTGCGAAACGCCAACGTATCACTGGATGGAAAACACATCGAATAACACATGTGGGGATTGCGCGAACTTTCCAGAATATAAGAATCTTCCCAGAAATGACAGTTCTAGAAAACGTTATGGTGGGTCGTCACTGTCGTACCAGCACAGGGATCCTAAAAGCGATACTCCGAGATGCAAGCACACACAGAGAAGAGAAGGAAACGATGGACAGAAGCTACGCCATACTGGAAAGATTTGGCATCGCTCAGTATGCACACACACTTGCAAAAAATCTCCCTTACGGTGCCCAGAAACGTCTTGAGATTGCCAGAGCACTGGCAACAGAACCTTATATCCTTTTACTCGATGAACCTGCAGCTGGGATGAACCCTCGGGAAACAGACGAACTGGAAGCTTTGATAAGACAGATATCCGAAGAACAGAAAATAACCATAATAATGATAGAACACGACATGCGAATAGTTATGAGTATATCCGACCGCATAGTGGTTCTTGATTATGGTCAGAAAATAGCCGAAGGGTCCGCCGATGAAATTAGAAAGAACCCCCTTGTAATAAAGGCCTACCTCGGTGAAGAGATTTAA
- a CDS encoding ABC transporter ATP-binding protein, which yields MLLLKNINTFYGNIRALKNISLKVNEGEIVTLIGANGAGKSTTLLSICGLVPPKSGDIVFQGRSLVGLKPHEIVFLGISLVPEGRRIFPRLSVKENLEMGAFLRKNKHLIKKDMEHIFELFPILAERKNQTAGTLSGGEQQMLAISRALMAKPKLLLLDEPSLGLSPIYVRTIFEIIERINKDGTTIFLVEQNANMALKLAHRGYVMETGQITIEGPASELMNDDRVKSAYLGL from the coding sequence ATGCTTCTATTAAAAAACATCAACACTTTTTACGGCAACATCAGAGCTCTTAAAAACATTTCTTTAAAAGTCAACGAAGGCGAAATAGTTACCCTAATTGGTGCAAACGGTGCAGGAAAATCCACAACGTTACTCTCCATATGTGGATTGGTACCCCCTAAATCCGGCGACATAGTATTTCAGGGACGATCACTGGTAGGCTTGAAACCTCACGAAATTGTTTTTCTCGGTATTTCCCTGGTTCCCGAAGGAAGAAGGATATTTCCTCGCCTTTCGGTAAAAGAAAACCTGGAAATGGGTGCTTTCCTTAGGAAAAACAAACACCTCATAAAAAAAGACATGGAACACATCTTTGAGCTCTTCCCCATACTCGCCGAGAGGAAAAATCAAACAGCAGGTACACTGAGTGGCGGAGAACAACAGATGCTAGCCATATCCCGTGCCTTAATGGCAAAACCGAAACTCTTGCTTCTGGACGAACCCTCTCTCGGACTTTCCCCTATTTACGTTAGAACTATATTTGAGATCATCGAAAGGATAAACAAAGATGGAACCACAATATTTTTGGTCGAACAGAACGCCAACATGGCATTAAAGCTGGCACACCGTGGCTACGTCATGGAAACCGGTCAGATAACCATAGAAGGTCCGGCTTCAGAACTTATGAACGACGACAGAGTAAAAAGTGCTTATCTTGGACTATAA